The window ATCGCTGCATTGCGCCGCCATGACTGGCAGGTTGACGCGTTTCTTGCGCGGGCAGGGCGGCAAGAGGGGCTGCGGGCCTTGACGGCGCATGGTTGGGCAGACGCGGCGGCGGTTCTGCAGGGTCAGGCAGGCTGATCCAGTCCGGCCTGTCGTTCGAGGTTGCGGCATGTGTCGATGATGATGTCGCGCAGCCAGCGATGCGCCCGGTCGTTGCGATATCGTGGATGCCAGCCGATATTGATGACCGGCGGCACCTGTTCGAACGGCAGGGCGGCCCAGGTCAAACCCTTGCCATCCAGATGCAGGCTGATTTCCGGCACGACGGCGATGAAGTTGGATGACCGCAGCAGCGCGGGTGCCAGGCCATAGCTTGTGATCGAGGCGTTGACCTGTCGCCGCCGGTTCAGCCGCGCCAACAACTGATCGACCGGACCGTGCAGGCTGCCTTCGACCGGCGAGACGATCAGTTGCGGCAGGCGGCAGAAATCGTCCAGCGTGATCTGTCCGTCGGTCAGATCCGGATGCCCCTGCCGCCAGGCGACGCAGTTTGGGCCCTGAAGCAGCCGTGTGGTCTGGAACGACGACGGCATTCTGGGCGCCG is drawn from Paracoccus tegillarcae and contains these coding sequences:
- a CDS encoding LysR family transcriptional regulator, encoding MDIRRADLGLLVSLDALLAERSVTAAARRLGISQPALSAQLARLRDLMGDDILVGNAHGMVATPRAQAVQAPLHALLQDMSELIFSEVAFDPAASNRHFHLATTDLSLAVVLPPILHAMSELAPNLRLTTGALNHDTMTDDSEAGTLDIAITAAPRMPSSFQTTRLLQGPNCVAWRQGHPDLTDGQITLDDFCRLPQLIVSPVEGSLHGPVDQLLARLNRRRQVNASITSYGLAPALLRSSNFIAVVPEISLHLDGKGLTWAALPFEQVPPVINIGWHPRYRNDRAHRWLRDIIIDTCRNLERQAGLDQPA